A DNA window from Engystomops pustulosus chromosome 6, aEngPut4.maternal, whole genome shotgun sequence contains the following coding sequences:
- the LOC140064826 gene encoding bactericidal permeability-increasing protein-like has translation MAPGYALALAFSVALLVTTDAGNPGLVARITQKGLDYARQQGIIVLKQKLSTLHLPDYSGSYDVGVLGNVDYDINSMVVTDLQLPSSEVTLLPNVGLKLTVSGAYIEIHGKWRVHYLFISSHGDFELKVLGISISVGLSLGSDGSGRPTISTADCSAHISDMQVHFSGGLDWLINLFDDTIASSLRDNLQKQICPLVADAIQNQLEPVLRTLPVTSNIDDVAAIDYSLTGPPIVTAENLDVQLKGEFFERSHRSPPPFSPLPLSIPDDHSLMVYFAVSEYLFNTAGFVYQSAGKLIFNVTDDMIPKDFPVRLNTSSFGKMIPQISKMYPDMLMKLKISSPSAPSLAMKPGNVTISPLLDIQAYAILPNSSLAPLFLLNLSTDAVAKLGVNSSRIVGHLELSSITIALERSDVGPFPVQILSFAVNYYISHILLPEVNDILKNGYPLPLLDHIQLSNLMLKLNEHYLLLGADVQYE, from the exons ATGGCACCGGGCTATGCCCTGGCCTTGGCTTTCTCAGTGGCCCTACTTGTGACAACTGATGCTGGGAATCCCGGCTTGGTAGCGAGAATCACTCAGAAAGGGCTGGATTATG CTCGTCAACAAGGGATAATTGTTCTAAAACAGAAACTCTCAACTCTGCATTTGCCGGATTACTCAGGATCTTATGATGTCGGAGTCCTGGGAAACGTGGATTATGACATTAACAG CATGGTTGTAACCGATCTCCAGTTGCCCAGTTCAGAAGTCACTCTGCTTCCCAATGTTGGCTTGAAGCTCACCGTTTCTGGGGCCTACATTGAAATACATGGAAAATGGAGAGTACATTATCTGTTCAT ATCATCTCATGGTGACTTTGAATTGAAGGTCCTGGGGATCTCAATTTCTGTGGGTCTGAGTTTGGGAAGTGATGGTTCTGGTAGACCCACAATATCGACCGCGGACTGCAGTGCCCACATCTCAGACATGCAAgtgcatttttctggaggacttgA TTGGCTTATTAACCTCTTTGATGATACCATCGCCTCGTCATTAAGAGACAACCTGCAAAAACAG ATTTGTCCCTTGGTTGCAGACGCTATTCAGAATCAGCTGGAGCCTGTACTCAGAACCCTACCAG TTACTTCCAACATTGATGATGTGGCCGCTATCGATTACTCTTTGACGGGACCTCCAATCGTGACTGCTGAAAATCTAGACGTGCAGCTGAAG GGAGAATTTTTTGAACGGTCCCATCGCAGCCCGCCACCATTCTCCCCGCTGCCTCTCTCCATACCTGATGACCACAGCCTCATGGTGTACTTTGCCGTCTCTGAATACTTATTTAATACTGCAGGATTTGTGTACCAATCGGCTGGAAAACTTATCTTTAATGTGACGGATGATATG ATTCCAAAAGATTTCCCAGTGCGACTGAATACATCATCCTTTGGAAAAATGATACCGCAG ATATCAAAGATGTATCCAGATATGCTGATGAAGCTCAAGATTTCATCCCCTTCTGCTCCGTCTCTGGCCATGAAACCAGGAAACGTGACCATTTCACCGTTGTTGGACATCCAGGCTTATGCAATTTTACCAAACTCATCTTTGGCACCCCTTTTCCTTCTAAACTTG TCAACCGATGCTGTGGCAAAGTTGGGAGTGAATTCGAGCAGGATTGTGGGGCATCTGGAGCTGAGCAG CATTACCATTGCTCTGGAGCGCTCCGATGTCGGACCTTTCCCA GTGCAGATTCTAAGCTTTGCAGTGAATTATTACATCTCACACATCCTGCTGCCTGAAGTTAATG ATATTTTGAAGAACGGCTATCCTCTCCCCCTGCTGGATCACATTCAGCTCTCCAATCTCATGCTCAAGCTAAATGAG CATTACCTTCTCCTGGGAGCAGACGTCCAATACGAATAA